ATGTCTATGACCTGTTTTTCTTTTGTAATCTTTTCTTCTTTTGTGTTTACCTATAACTACTTTATCACCTTTTAAGCTTTCGACTATTTTAGAACTTATTTTTACTCCATTTACATAAGGTGTACCAACAACTACACTTTCATCATCTTTTTTTAGAAGGAGTGTTTTTATTTCTGGTGATTCTTTAGCATCATCGCCCAAATATTCTATTAAGATATCTTGACCTTTTTCTATTTTGTATTGTTTTCCCTTTACTTCTACTATTGCATACATGATGGTTTTTCTCCATTTATATTAATTTTAAATTTCTACTATTACATGAGTAATAAATTATACTATATTTTTACAATTCTGTCAACACTATTTATATAACTTTATAGTAACTCTTTTAGTTTCATCATCGAGCCATTTTACAAAAGAGTCTCTCATACGAATCTCACTTAGATAGTTTTTTACTCTTGTGCGAATGCTGTCCATATCTTTTTGTATTTCTACTATTTTTACTATATAAAAGCCCTTACCAACTAACTCACGCACTGAGCTAACAGTTCCTACCTTATACCCTCTTTTTGCCAAATTAAGTCCTGCATTTACCTGTGCAGGCAGTGAACGTTTTCCAGCATCATATAAAAGATTATAACCCAAATCTCCGCCATAATTCTTTGTTTTTTCATCATCACTATATTTTTTAGCCAACTCAGCAAAATCATTGCCTCTTACTGCCATAACACGCACTCTGTCAGCTAACTCCTGTTTTTCACCTTTTTCTGTAAATGTTGTAGCTTTGAAAAATATCCAAGAAAGTTTTACTAAAGTATCCACCTCAAAAGCTGTTTTATCTTTACTGTTATTATAATACTCATCTGCCTCAGCATCGGTAATTTCTGTATTATTAACAACAAGGCCGCTTAAATTCTCCATAGCTATTTGTTTTTTGATAGAATTGCGGTATTCTTCATAGGATATACCTTCTGCTTTTAATTGCTTAGCAAATTGATCTAAAGTAAGATTATACTGACTAGCAATATTTTCAAGACGCCTGCTTACATCATTTTCTTCTATTACATAATTATATTCTTGAAGTTTCAAATACATTATTCTCTCTTCAACTAAATCCTTATAAACCATATCATCATTGATTTTTTTACCAATAGACCTAGCTTGCAGAGATAAAAAAGATTTCCTACTTACAAAATCCTCATAAGTAATAGGCATTGAACCCACAACTCCAACTATACTATTAACCACATCATTAAATAAAAAATTACTGTAAAAAATGAATACAGATAAAATAAGTAAAATCTTTTTTTTCAATATTCTCCCCCATATATAATTATTAACCAAATTGAAAATAAATCATAAAAAGGAATTTATAATATTATAGAATAGAATTATAATATATTATCAAAAAAAATAAATAAGGGGCTATTATTTTTTAACAGCCCCTAAAATATATTTTAACAATAAAAATTAATTACCGAAGTGAAGTCCTACGCTAAGACCTATACCCAAATCGAGGTAACTAGTTACAAAATAACCCATAAATAACTGATCAACCTTATAAGTAGCAGGAATCATATAGTCTACATACAAATTAAGTCCAACTATAAAAGCTAACTGTCTAGATATAAAGAATCTCTGCTCTACAAGTGCTTTTAAATAAATACTTATAGGAGGAGGAGTCATAGTAAGTACTATATTTGGAGCATATATTAAAGCTTTAGCACCAATTCCAACACCCAAAACTGTGTCTCTAGGAATTAAGCTATTAACATTACCGATTACAAACTTAGTTGTAAAACCCAATCCCATACTTAAACCACTTTCTTTATTAACTACTTTTTTATCACCGGGGTAAGTAATACCTATAGTAGTTTGTTCTATTCCAACATCACCTAAAAGACTTATACCTTTTAAACCATTTTGCATAGGAAGCATATATCCTATTTGAACAGAAAGGTCTGGTCTTACTTCTGTTGATCCATTAATTTTTACAGTCTGAGAATCCAAAATTGGAAATCCAGTTACAGCACTAAGCTGTCCTACAACATCAACTTCAAATGCTGGAAAAACTGTACTAAAACTCACTAAAAAGATTGCTAAAATTAGTTTTTTCATCATTGTCTCCTAAAATACTAATTACCTATACTTAATTAAAGTATAATAATATTTAACCCATTAGTCAAGTATTAAATTTTGTATAGGCTTTCAATATAATAATAATACTACATATATTTATCGGATTTTTTTCATAAAAATAAATTACATCTACAACAAAACTAAAAAAATTTAATTTTTTTTCATTATACTTGAAAAACTACAACTATTTATTATAATTAATTAAAGTTTTTTTGGAGAACAACATGAAATTTGTATCTTTTTTAGAATGGAATAACACAGAAGCTATAGGAATTTTAACTAAAAATGAGCAAAGTGTTATACCTATAGCAGATATTAT
The genomic region above belongs to Brachyspira sp. SAP_772 and contains:
- the rplU gene encoding 50S ribosomal protein L21; protein product: MYAIVEVKGKQYKIEKGQDILIEYLGDDAKESPEIKTLLLKKDDESVVVGTPYVNGVKISSKIVESLKGDKVVIGKHKRRKDYKRKTGHRHKYHKITIEDITLA
- a CDS encoding peptidylprolyl isomerase translates to MKKKILLILSVFIFYSNFLFNDVVNSIVGVVGSMPITYEDFVSRKSFLSLQARSIGKKINDDMVYKDLVEERIMYLKLQEYNYVIEENDVSRRLENIASQYNLTLDQFAKQLKAEGISYEEYRNSIKKQIAMENLSGLVVNNTEITDAEADEYYNNSKDKTAFEVDTLVKLSWIFFKATTFTEKGEKQELADRVRVMAVRGNDFAELAKKYSDDEKTKNYGGDLGYNLLYDAGKRSLPAQVNAGLNLAKRGYKVGTVSSVRELVGKGFYIVKIVEIQKDMDSIRTRVKNYLSEIRMRDSFVKWLDDETKRVTIKLYK